One Synechococcus sp. Nb3U1 genomic window, TGAAATTGATCCTAGCGACGGGTGGCCCTGGCATGGTGAAAGCGGCTTACTCCTCTGGTCATCCTTCCTTGGGGGTGGGGGCGGGCAATACTCCGGCGGTGATCGATGCCAGTGCCGATATTCCCATGGCGGTGAGTTCCATTTTGCTGAGCAAAACCTTTGACAACGGCATGATCTGTGCCTCTGAACAATCGGTCGTGGTGGTAGATACCATTTACGAGCAGGTGAAAGCCGAGTTTCGGAATCGCGGGGCATATATCTTGGATCCGGAACAAACTGCAGCCGTTCGACAAATCATCCTCAAAGATGGCCGATTGAATCCAGGTATAGTGGGTCAGCCGGTGGAGACCATCGCTCAATTGGCCGGGATGCAGGTGCCAGAGGGATCTAAAGTGTTGATTGGGGAAGTGGAAACCGTAGGTGTTGAGGAACCTTTTTCCTATGAAAAATTGGCCCCGGTGCTGGCCCTCTATCGAGCCAAAGATTTTCACACGGCTGTAGAGATTGCCTCACAACTGGTCAACTTCGGTGGTAAGGGACACACCTCGGTGCTCTACACGGATCCGGCCAATCGGGATGATATCGCCTACTTTGAAAATGCTCTGCAAACGGCACGGGTGTTGATCAATACGCCGTCGTCACAGGGAGCGATTGGAGATCTATATAACTTCAAGTTGGATCCTTCGCTGACTTTGGGCTGTGGTACCTGGGGGGGCAATTCTGTGTCAGAAAATGTTGGGCCTCACCATCTGCTCAACATCAAAACCGTGACCCAACGGCGGGAAAACATGCTCTGGTTCCGGATCCCGCCCAAGATCTACTTCAAGCCGGGCTGTTTGCCGGTGGCCCTGCGGGAATTGGAGGGCAAAAAGCGGGCTTTTCTCATCACCGATAAACCCCTCTTTGATCTGGGCATGTTGCACCTCATCACCCAGGTGTTGGATGAGATCAAGGTGAATTGGGATGTCTATCACGATGTGGAGCCGGATCCCACCCTCAGCAATGTCAATCGGGGCCTCGAGCAACTGCGCAACTTCCAGCCGGATGTGATCATCGCCGTCGGCGGGGGATCCCCGATGGATGCGGCCAAGGTGATGTGGCTGATGTATGAGCAGCCGCAGGTGGAGTTTGAAGGATTGGCCATGCGATTTATGGATATCCGCAAGCGGGTGTACGAGCTGCCAGCTTTAGGACAAAAGGCCCAGTTGATTTGCATTCCCACCACCTCCGGCACCGGCTCTGAGGTCACCCCCTTTGCGGTGGTCACCGATGACCGGGTGGGAATTAAGTATCCCCTGGCGGACTACGCCCTCACCCCCAATATGGCCATTGTGGATCCCGACTTAACGCTGAAAATGCCCAGAAAGCTGACGGCCTACGGCGGCATCGATGCCCTCACCCATGCCCTTGAGGCTTATGTATCGGTGATGGCCAGTGATTTCACGGATGGTTTGGCTCTACAAGCCATCAAGCTGTTGCTTACCTATTTGCCCCGTGCTTACGAAAAAGGCGCTGAGGATCCGGAAGCGCGGGAAAAAGTTCACTACGCCGCCACCATAGCCGGGATGGCCTTCGCCAATGCCTTTTTGGGAGTCTGTCACTCCTTGGCCCACAAGCTGGGATCCACCTTCCATGTGCCCCACGGCTTGGCCAATGCTCTGATGATTAGCCATGTGATCCGTTACAACGCCACCGACGCCCCCTTCAAGCAGGCAATTTTCCCGCAATACCGCTATCCCAACGCCAAGCACCGCTATGCCGAGATCGCCGACCATCTACACCTGGGCGGGGCCAACGATGACGAAAAGGTGATGCGGCTGATCGATGCTATCGAAGATCTCAAGCAAAAAGTTGGGATCCCGATGACCATTCGAGAAACCCTGAGTGAAACCGAGCAGGAATTTTACGATCATCTGGAAACTATGGCAGAACAAGCCTTTGACGACCAATGCACCGGAGCCAACCCCCGCTACCCGCTGATTCGGGATATGAAGGAGTTGTACGTCCTGGCCTATCGGGGCTTTAAGGTGGATGCCGCCCTCTACCATCAGGAGGATCCCGTGTTGGCTTAGGGGTTGAAGGCATTAAAAGGGGAGATTGGGGTCATGCAAATCTAATCCTTTGAGGATACTGATACCCTCTACATTGTTTTCTAAACCCAACTCTCCTGTGGAAACCCGCGACTTGGATGAGAATACTCTGAAAGAAAAAATCTTGTTCTTGGCCCGGCAGCATGGAGCACGATCTATTCGCATGTTTGGAGCTGTAGCTAGGGGGAAAGAAAAATTGGATAGCGATATCGATTTTCTGGTTAATTTTCCCCCTGGTTATGATCTCTTTTTCCGACGAATTGCTCTTCAGGATTCACTGGCCTAATTGCTAGGAAGATCTGTTGACCTAATTCCAGAGCATGAGTTAAATCGTCATATTCGAGAACTAGCCCTAAAGGAAGTACTTGAGCTGTGAAGAAGTCTTGGCATGCCCTTCATATCATGGACGCGATTGCCAAAATTTGCTGTATTCAGCTTCGAGGAGATCTCATCCAAGATGAGATTCTCTATGATGTAACTTTGCGAAACCTGCAAACCCTTTCAGAAGCAACTCAACGCTTGCTACTTGAACTAAAGAGGATTTATGCAAAAATACCTTGGCACAACATTAGTGATTTCCGAAATATTTTAGTTCATAACTATCTCGGAGATATTGATCCCCAAATAGTAATGAAAGTAATCGAAAACCATCTTGATCCGTTGGAATCCGTTGTCAAAGCCATGTTGGAAACGGATCCCTCGCCCCTTAAGGAGTAAGGCTATGCTACATTGTCCAGACCCTGTTACCGATATTTGGAAAACCGGATCCCATCCATTGGATCCTATTTTTTCGCCTCGTTCTGTTGCTGTGACTGGCGCAACGGAGCGGGAGGGAAGTGTGGGTCGAACGGTCTTGTGGAATCTAATCAGTCGTCCTTTTGGGGGTACAGTTTATCCCATCAATCCCAAACGACATAATGTTCTAGGGATCCGGGCCTACGATCGGATTCAATCCTTGCCCGAGCCGGTGGATTTGGCGGTAATTGCCATCCCAGCAGCAGGAGTTCCTGGTGTTGTCCAAGAGTGTGTGGATGCCGGTGTGAAAGGGGCAATTATCCTCTCGGCAGGATTCAAAGAAATTGGCCCAGAAGGGATCCAACTGGAACATCAAATCAAGCAGATTGCTCACGGTAAATTGCGCTTGATCGGCCCTAACTGTCTGGGGATCCAAAATCCGATAATGGGTTTCAATGCAACATTTGCCAGTCAAATGGCCCGCCCTGGTAAAGTCGGATTTATCAGCCAAAGTGGGGCTTTGTGTACCTCGATTTTGGATTGGAGTTTACAAGAAAATGTTGGCTTTAGCGCCTTTATTTCTCTGGGCTCCATGCTGGATGTGGGCTGGGGGGATCTAATTGATTATTTGGGGGATGATCCCCATACCCACAGCATTGTGCTCTACATGGAATCGATCGGGGATGCCCGTTCATTTCTCTCGGCGGCTCGTGAGGTGGCTCTGAGCAAACCCATCATCGTGATCAAAGCCGGACGAACTCAGGCGGCGGCCCAAGCGGCAGCTTCTCACACGGGATCCCTGACCGGCAGCGATGCGGTACTGGATGCGGCCTTCCGCCGCTGCGGTGTATTGCGAGTGGATCACATCGAGGATCTGTTCGATATGGCGGAGGTGCTGGCCAAACAACCCCGCCCCAAGGGATCCCAGCTCAGCATCATCACCAACGCGGGAGGGCCTGGGGTGCTGGCCACCGATGCTCTGATTCGCGCCGGCGGAGCCCTAACCCCTTTGGGTTCTACGACGGTGGCGCAGTTGGATCAACTGTTGCCGCCCCATTGGAGCCACGGCAATCCCATCGATATTCTGGGGGATGCCGAGCCGAAGCGTTTTGCCCAAGCCTTAGACATCGTTTTGCGGGATCGCGAAAGTGACGGCTGCTTGGTGATCCTCACCCCGCAAGCGATGACGGATCCCACCCGGACGGCGGAGCAGGTGGTACAGGTTTGGCGGCAGAGCGGATCCCAGCGGCCAATTTTAGCCAGTTGGATGGGAGGAGCCGAGGTGGATGCAGGTGAGGCCATCCTCAACCAGGCCGGGATCCCTACGTATCGCTATCCCGACCAAGCGGCCCGTGTGTTCGGCCATCTCTGGCGGTTTAGCTATAGCCTCAAGGCCCTCTACGAAACCCCCACCCTTTCCACTCATGAACAGATCGAGCGAGACAAAGTGGAGCAGCTTTTGCAGCAAGCGGAGGTGGAGCAACGCACCCTGCTCACGGAAGCCGAATCCAAAGGGATCCTCGCCGCCTACGGGATCCCGGTGGTGCCCACCCTCGTGGCCGACAACTCTGAAGCTGCCGTGCGGGCGGCCGAAGGTATGGGGTATCCAGTCGTCCTCAAGCTCTACTCCCACACCCTCACCCACAAAACCGATGTAGGCGGCGTTCAGCTCAACTTGCCGGATGCAGAAGCAGTGCGTCGGGCCTACCAGCAGATTCAAACCAATGTCACCAAAAAAGCAGGGCCGGAGCATTTCCAAGGGGTGACGGTTCAGCCGATGATCCGTACAGACGGCTATGAGTTGATCTTGGGTAGTAGCCAGGATCCGCAGTTTGGCCCGGTCTTGGTGTTTGGTACCGGCGGCCAACTGGTGGAGGTGTTTCAGGATCGAGCGATTGGGCTGCCTCCCCTCAACAGCACCTTGGCCCGCCGCCTGATGGAGAATACCCTCATCCACAAGGCCCTCAAAGGGGTACGGGGCCGCAAAGCGGTGGATCTAGAGGCCCTGGAACAGCTCTTGGTGCGCTTCAGCCAACTGGTGGCCGAACAGCCCCGTATCAAAGAGATCGACATCAACCCGCTACTGGCTTCTGCCAACGGGCTGCTGGCTCTGGATGCCCGCATTATTTTGGGATCCGGACAGGATCCCCAGATCCCTTTGGCGATTCGTCCCTACCCCACCCAATACATCTGGCCCTTCCGGGATGGTATTACCATCCGTCCTATCCGCCCCGAAGATGAGCCGTTGATCATCGCCTTTCATCAGCAGGTTTCGGATCAAAGTGTCTACTTGCGCTATTTCCATGCTATGAAATACAGCGCCCGGGTGGCCCACGAGCGGCTCACCCGCATCTGTTTTAATGATTACGATCGCGAGATCGCTTTGGTGGCT contains:
- a CDS encoding HepT-like ribonuclease domain-containing protein, whose protein sequence is MDAIAKICCIQLRGDLIQDEILYDVTLRNLQTLSEATQRLLLELKRIYAKIPWHNISDFRNILVHNYLGDIDPQIVMKVIENHLDPLESVVKAMLETDPSPLKE
- a CDS encoding nucleotidyltransferase family protein; the encoded protein is METRDLDENTLKEKILFLARQHGARSIRMFGAVARGKEKLDSDIDFLVNFPPGYDLFFRRIALQDSLA
- the adhE gene encoding bifunctional acetaldehyde-CoA/alcohol dehydrogenase, with the protein product MPVTKLAELETLIQEVKAAQAQYATFTQEQVDQIFRKAALAANNERIPLAKLAVQETGMGIVEDKVIKNHFASEYIYNKYKHEKTCGVIEHDEGFGYEKIAEPIGILAGIVPVTNPTSTTIFKALIALKTRNAIIFSPHPRAKGCSIAAAKIVKKAAEAAGAPPGLIGWIDEPTVELSQALMQHPEVKLILATGGPGMVKAAYSSGHPSLGVGAGNTPAVIDASADIPMAVSSILLSKTFDNGMICASEQSVVVVDTIYEQVKAEFRNRGAYILDPEQTAAVRQIILKDGRLNPGIVGQPVETIAQLAGMQVPEGSKVLIGEVETVGVEEPFSYEKLAPVLALYRAKDFHTAVEIASQLVNFGGKGHTSVLYTDPANRDDIAYFENALQTARVLINTPSSQGAIGDLYNFKLDPSLTLGCGTWGGNSVSENVGPHHLLNIKTVTQRRENMLWFRIPPKIYFKPGCLPVALRELEGKKRAFLITDKPLFDLGMLHLITQVLDEIKVNWDVYHDVEPDPTLSNVNRGLEQLRNFQPDVIIAVGGGSPMDAAKVMWLMYEQPQVEFEGLAMRFMDIRKRVYELPALGQKAQLICIPTTSGTGSEVTPFAVVTDDRVGIKYPLADYALTPNMAIVDPDLTLKMPRKLTAYGGIDALTHALEAYVSVMASDFTDGLALQAIKLLLTYLPRAYEKGAEDPEAREKVHYAATIAGMAFANAFLGVCHSLAHKLGSTFHVPHGLANALMISHVIRYNATDAPFKQAIFPQYRYPNAKHRYAEIADHLHLGGANDDEKVMRLIDAIEDLKQKVGIPMTIRETLSETEQEFYDHLETMAEQAFDDQCTGANPRYPLIRDMKELYVLAYRGFKVDAALYHQEDPVLA
- a CDS encoding bifunctional acetate--CoA ligase family protein/GNAT family N-acetyltransferase, with translation MLHCPDPVTDIWKTGSHPLDPIFSPRSVAVTGATEREGSVGRTVLWNLISRPFGGTVYPINPKRHNVLGIRAYDRIQSLPEPVDLAVIAIPAAGVPGVVQECVDAGVKGAIILSAGFKEIGPEGIQLEHQIKQIAHGKLRLIGPNCLGIQNPIMGFNATFASQMARPGKVGFISQSGALCTSILDWSLQENVGFSAFISLGSMLDVGWGDLIDYLGDDPHTHSIVLYMESIGDARSFLSAAREVALSKPIIVIKAGRTQAAAQAAASHTGSLTGSDAVLDAAFRRCGVLRVDHIEDLFDMAEVLAKQPRPKGSQLSIITNAGGPGVLATDALIRAGGALTPLGSTTVAQLDQLLPPHWSHGNPIDILGDAEPKRFAQALDIVLRDRESDGCLVILTPQAMTDPTRTAEQVVQVWRQSGSQRPILASWMGGAEVDAGEAILNQAGIPTYRYPDQAARVFGHLWRFSYSLKALYETPTLSTHEQIERDKVEQLLQQAEVEQRTLLTEAESKGILAAYGIPVVPTLVADNSEAAVRAAEGMGYPVVLKLYSHTLTHKTDVGGVQLNLPDAEAVRRAYQQIQTNVTKKAGPEHFQGVTVQPMIRTDGYELILGSSQDPQFGPVLVFGTGGQLVEVFQDRAIGLPPLNSTLARRLMENTLIHKALKGVRGRKAVDLEALEQLLVRFSQLVAEQPRIKEIDINPLLASANGLLALDARIILGSGQDPQIPLAIRPYPTQYIWPFRDGITIRPIRPEDEPLIIAFHQQVSDQSVYLRYFHAMKYSARVAHERLTRICFNDYDREIALVAEIRDPSPAILGVCRLTQKHGIPEAEFAMLVADPYQRQGIGTELLTRLVEVAGWEGIQRLTGEILSENEAMRRLCKRIGFQLEPAGEPGILHASLALTPSSET